The Desulfovibrio oxyclinae DSM 11498 genomic interval TCATTCTGACGAGCGTCGCGCGATCCGTTGGCCTCCACGGTGCCGAACATCAGCAGGGCCTGTTCGAGGTGTTCCAGCGTCATGCGGTCGTTCACGGCGAAGAGCGGGTGGGCCAGCGCGTGGACAATGCCCTGTTCATGGAGATAAGGCACGAGATCGAAGACGTTTTCGCGCGCTTTCTGTATGTCTTCGTGCTGTGCTTCGGTGATGTCCCAGGCGAGCACGTGGAGTTTGCAGCGGTCTTCGGGGAAGTAGGTGGTAATCTCTTCGCTGATGAAGGTGCCGGGCAGGTGGGCTATTTCGAGTGCGCCGTCGATGGTGTTGTGGTCGGTGATGGTGACGAGATCCATGCCGCGTTTCAGGGCTGTCTCATGGATGAGCTTGGGGTCGGTGAAGCTCTCCGGACAGCCGATCTTTTGCAGAATCCACTGCGAGGGGCGTTTGGAGTGGCGCGAGTGAACGTGCAGGTCTATCCTGCTGATCGTGTCGCCCATGGGGGATTCCTCCGTTTCGGACGTTGTTAGGCGCATGCGGGCAGTCCGGATTCCCTTTCGTGCTGGCAGGTGACGCAGAGGCGAGCGTCGGGACGGGCCGTGAGGCGTGCCTTGCCGATGGGCGCGTCGCATTCGCGGCAGAGGCCGAAATCGGGGGAGTCGATGCGTTCAAGCGCTTTTTCGATGCGGCGGATCTTTTCGATATCGCGCTCTTTCAGGGCCAGAGTCATGGTGTGGGCGGTCAGCTGGGACGCATAGTCCGCGTCGTCCGCAAAGTTTTCCAGAGAAAGGGGCGCATCTTCGCTGTGGAGACTGGTCAGGTTTTCGAGCGCTTCGGTCAGGCGGGCTCGGATCATCCTTTTGTCTGCTTCGTTCATGACGGACCTCCCGTTGGGTTCTGGTGTTATGACTGTCCTTGTCTACGCTTCCTGAAAATGATTGTAGTTGCGGCGGCGTTACGGTTGCGGGGAGCTTTTGTTGAGAAAACCGTATCCGCAAGGCGTTTACCAAAGGCGCAAACCGGAGTAGTCTCTGCGTCCATGAAATGGATATTCATCGCCATAGCGTTTGCGGCGGGCGCGTGCGCCACCGTTCAGGTCGGGGTGAACAACACCCTTCGCGCGGCTCTGGGAGACCCTGTCCCCGCGGCCCTTGTGTCCTTTGTGGTGGGCACGGCGGCGCTTGCGGGCTACGTGGTGCTCACGGGCACGCCCATGCCGCTGGTCAGGGCCGCTTCCTCGGGCCCCGGCTGGATGTGGTTCGGCGGGCTGCTCGGCGCGGTCTTCGTTGCTGCGAGCATTCTCGTGGCCTCCAAGATCGGCGCGGCCGGAGCCATGGTCTGGATCATCGCGGCCCAGCTGATAACTTCGCTGGCGCTTGATCACCTGGGAGTTTTCGGGTTCGACACCCGCGTGGTCAGCCCGCCCCGAATCGTGGGCGCGGTGCTGCTCTTTGCGGGCGCGTATCTCGTCAGCCGCTACTAACCGTACCGGAGTTGAAAATGAGCAAGATTTTGAAAAATATCGGAAAAGTCTGTCGCATGATCAAGATCGAGCATTCGGTCTTCGCCCTTCCCTTTGCCTATGCCGGGGCGTTCTTCGCCGCCGGCGGTTGGCCGGGCTGGCGGATCATGATCTTTCTGACCGTGGCCATGGTCGCGGTCCGCTCCTTTGCCATGGCCTACAACCGGCTTGCGGACGTGGAGATAGACGCGAAGAACCCGCGCACACAGGACCGGCCGCTGGTCAGCGGCGAGCTGACACCCCGCTTCACCATGCAGTTCATCGTGGCCTGCGCCACCATCTTCGTGCTGGCCTGCGCCGGGTTGAACTGGGTCTGCTTCGCCCTGTCCCCGCTGGCCCTGATCTGGTCGGCGTTCTATTCCTACTGCAAGCGTTTCACCCACTGGTGCCATTTCGTGCTCGGTTCCGTACTGGGGCTCGCTCCGGTGGCGGGCGGGCTCACCGTTACGGCAGAAGTTTCCCTGACGTCCGCCTTGCTGTTCTTCGGCGTGCTGTTCTGGGTGGCGGGGTTCGACCTGCTCTACGCCTGTCAGGACCGGGAGTTCGACCGGGAGGAGGGGCTCAACTCCATTCCCGCCAAGCTCGGCCTGCGCGCCGCTTTGGGCATCTCCTCGGTAAGCCATTTCGCCACGGCAGCGTTTTTCGTGCTGGCTGGCTGGGCCGCCGGGGCCGGATTTGTCTACTTCCTCGCCGCGCTGGGCGCCGGACTCTTTCTCATGTGGGAACATCGCCTCATCTCCGCCGAGGACATGAGCCGCGTCAACGTGGCCTTCTTCACCGTCAACGGCATCATCTCCGTCCTGCTTTTCGCGGGTGTTATCATTGATTTGGCACTGCGCTGAGGGTAGGTAGGGAACATGCAGTATTCCGCCAGCCAGCTCTTGGAAAAGGCAAAGGCCGCGACCGCTGAAATCGCGGACCGGGTGCTCGACTGGGAGGCCGCGCTTCAGGCCGGCCTTGTGGCCACAAGCCTCGCGCTGGCGCTGGTTGTGTGGAAGCCTGCCCGCAGGCGGCTGTTCGCCAAGGCCGAAACCGTGCACGGCGAATGGCTGGCGAAGATCGTGCGGACCTTTGCCCGTTCCGGCTGGCTGCTGCCGTTCATGCTGTTGTGCCGGTTGTGTCAGGAAAGTCTTGGCATGTTCGACCGGCCTGCCATGCTGGTTGGGGTGTTCACCAACCTTTCCGCCGCGTGGTTGGCGGCCCAGTTGCTTCGCAGCGTCATCGCGAGCCGCTTCTGGGGGCGTGCGCTGGCATATGCCGCGTGGGGTGTGGCCGCGCTGCACATCCTCGGCCTGCTTGAACCGGCTGCCGCATTTCTTGACGGGCTGGGCCTGAGCTTCGGGGAAACCCGGCTCTCTGCGCTGGTGCTGCTCAAGGGAGTGCTGCTGGGCGTGCTTCTGTTGCAGGCGGCCTCGGTGACTTCGCGCATCATGGAGCAGCAGATATCAGGCTCCACGCTTTCGCCATCGCTGCAAGTGCTGTTCGGCAAGGCGTTGCGCATAGGCCTGTATGCCGGAGTGGGGCTGGTGGTCATCAGC includes:
- a CDS encoding DMT family transporter, whose product is MKWIFIAIAFAAGACATVQVGVNNTLRAALGDPVPAALVSFVVGTAALAGYVVLTGTPMPLVRAASSGPGWMWFGGLLGAVFVAASILVASKIGAAGAMVWIIAAQLITSLALDHLGVFGFDTRVVSPPRIVGAVLLFAGAYLVSRY
- a CDS encoding UbiA-like polyprenyltransferase → MSKILKNIGKVCRMIKIEHSVFALPFAYAGAFFAAGGWPGWRIMIFLTVAMVAVRSFAMAYNRLADVEIDAKNPRTQDRPLVSGELTPRFTMQFIVACATIFVLACAGLNWVCFALSPLALIWSAFYSYCKRFTHWCHFVLGSVLGLAPVAGGLTVTAEVSLTSALLFFGVLFWVAGFDLLYACQDREFDREEGLNSIPAKLGLRAALGISSVSHFATAAFFVLAGWAAGAGFVYFLAALGAGLFLMWEHRLISAEDMSRVNVAFFTVNGIISVLLFAGVIIDLALR
- a CDS encoding TraR/DksA family transcriptional regulator produces the protein MNEADKRMIRARLTEALENLTSLHSEDAPLSLENFADDADYASQLTAHTMTLALKERDIEKIRRIEKALERIDSPDFGLCRECDAPIGKARLTARPDARLCVTCQHERESGLPACA
- a CDS encoding mechanosensitive ion channel family protein; its protein translation is MQYSASQLLEKAKAATAEIADRVLDWEAALQAGLVATSLALALVVWKPARRRLFAKAETVHGEWLAKIVRTFARSGWLLPFMLLCRLCQESLGMFDRPAMLVGVFTNLSAAWLAAQLLRSVIASRFWGRALAYAAWGVAALHILGLLEPAAAFLDGLGLSFGETRLSALVLLKGVLLGVLLLQAASVTSRIMEQQISGSTLSPSLQVLFGKALRIGLYAGVGLVVISSMGISMTSLAVFSGAVGVGIGFGLQKIFSNLVSGVILLLDRSIKPGDTIEVQGAYGFIRSLHARYASVLTRDGKEYLIPNEHLITNQVINWTFSDNQVRLRLPVGISYESDVRLALDLMLQAARQSPRVVTDPAPNALLVGFGDSSVDLELRVWIADTDQGIGGVRHTVLLGIWDLFHEHGIQIPFPQRDVLLKQDSSLRVSVDRGETESESPGGKKPDI